From the genome of Pukyongia salina, one region includes:
- a CDS encoding LysE family translocator: MFDGLLYAALYGVILAFMVGPVFFTLIETSITKGFRAGLFFDLGAITADIIFILIALYGTSKILEKVKDDPGLLIFGGVILIAYGVISYIRTAKSFIKIVREHYAVKVKKDLGGLFLKGFLLNFVNFGVLAGWIATIIMANALTSSDRGVLLFLATVLVTFFLTDLAKISLAKKLKSRLTPRFVYKTKKWISILIIGFGALLLVEGIFPDEVQRGLDRIPSVKSPMEKSVE, translated from the coding sequence ATGTTCGATGGTTTGTTATATGCGGCCCTCTACGGAGTTATACTTGCTTTTATGGTGGGCCCCGTATTTTTTACTTTAATCGAAACTAGTATCACTAAAGGTTTCAGGGCAGGATTATTTTTCGACCTTGGGGCAATCACTGCAGATATAATTTTTATTTTAATTGCTTTATACGGCACGAGCAAGATCCTTGAAAAAGTAAAAGACGATCCCGGCCTGCTAATCTTTGGAGGCGTGATCTTGATCGCTTATGGTGTAATATCGTATATACGTACGGCTAAATCGTTTATCAAAATCGTGCGAGAGCATTACGCCGTGAAGGTAAAGAAAGACCTGGGAGGATTATTTTTAAAAGGTTTTTTACTGAATTTTGTGAATTTTGGGGTGCTTGCCGGTTGGATAGCCACGATTATCATGGCAAACGCTCTTACCTCTTCAGACAGAGGTGTGCTGCTGTTTCTAGCGACAGTGCTCGTAACTTTTTTCCTAACCGATCTGGCAAAGATCTCACTTGCCAAAAAACTAAAGAGCAGACTTACCCCGCGATTTGTTTATAAAACCAAGAAATGGATCAGTATTCTAATTATAGGATTTGGTGCACTCTTGCTGGTTGAGGGTATTTTCCCCGATGAAGTTCAGCGTGGCTTAGACAGAATTCCTTCAGTTAAAAGCCCGATGGAGAAATCTGTAGAATAA
- a CDS encoding glutamine--tRNA ligase/YqeY domain fusion protein produces the protein MSKEEPLNFIEHIIENDLESGYSPNSLRFRFPPEPNGYLHIGHASAICLNFGLGEKYKAPVNLRFDDTNPAKEEQEYVDAIKRDIEWLGYEWAEERYASDYFQQLYDWAVQFIKEGKAYVDSQTSEEIASQKGTPNEPGKESPYRNRPIEESLELFEKMKNGEVGEGEHVLRAKIDMASGNMLMRDPVMYRVLHKHHHRTGTDWKIFPMYDWTHGESDYIEQVSHSFCTLEFLPHRELYDWFLDQVHASNKLRPKQREFARRNLSHTVVSKRKLARLVEEGVVNGWDDPRMPTISGLRRRGYTPESIRNFAESIGVGKRENLIDVSHLEFNVREDLNKKATRVMAVLNPVKLIITNYPEGKTEWLDAENNPEDDSAGTRKIPFSRELYIEREDFKEEANRKFFRLTLGKEVRLKNAYIIMGESVVKDAEGNITEIHCSYDPDSKSGSGSEASMRKVKGTLHWVSVAHALPIEVRLYDRLFTDPSPDTHKDKDFMEFVNPNSLEVIQAYGEPALKDFKAEDKVQFQRLGYFTVDPDSTEDHLVYNRTVPLRDSWAKLDTGS, from the coding sequence ATGTCTAAAGAAGAACCACTCAATTTTATTGAGCATATTATAGAAAATGACCTGGAATCCGGATATTCTCCCAATTCGCTGCGCTTTCGTTTTCCTCCCGAACCCAATGGCTACTTGCACATTGGGCACGCCTCTGCCATCTGTTTAAACTTTGGCCTTGGCGAAAAATATAAAGCCCCGGTAAATTTGCGCTTCGATGATACCAACCCGGCAAAGGAAGAACAGGAATATGTAGATGCTATTAAACGCGACATTGAGTGGCTTGGTTATGAGTGGGCAGAAGAGCGATATGCGTCAGATTATTTTCAGCAGTTGTACGACTGGGCGGTACAATTTATAAAAGAAGGAAAGGCTTATGTTGATTCTCAGACTTCTGAAGAAATAGCCAGTCAAAAAGGGACACCCAACGAACCCGGCAAGGAGAGCCCGTACAGAAACAGGCCTATTGAAGAAAGCCTGGAGCTTTTCGAGAAAATGAAGAATGGAGAAGTAGGCGAGGGTGAGCATGTGCTACGTGCTAAGATCGATATGGCTTCAGGAAATATGCTGATGCGTGATCCTGTAATGTATAGGGTGCTTCATAAGCATCATCATCGTACAGGGACAGACTGGAAGATATTTCCTATGTACGACTGGACACATGGTGAAAGCGATTATATAGAACAAGTCTCACATTCTTTTTGCACCCTGGAATTTCTTCCTCATCGCGAATTGTACGACTGGTTCCTGGACCAGGTACATGCGTCGAATAAATTAAGACCAAAACAGCGTGAATTTGCCAGAAGAAATCTAAGCCATACAGTTGTGAGCAAGCGAAAACTGGCCAGATTGGTTGAAGAAGGTGTAGTTAATGGGTGGGACGACCCAAGGATGCCAACAATTTCCGGTTTGAGAAGGCGAGGCTATACACCCGAATCTATCCGAAATTTTGCTGAAAGCATAGGTGTTGGTAAACGGGAGAATCTCATCGATGTTTCGCATCTCGAATTTAATGTACGGGAGGACCTCAACAAAAAAGCAACTCGTGTAATGGCTGTTCTGAACCCGGTAAAGCTTATTATCACAAATTATCCTGAGGGCAAGACCGAATGGTTGGATGCAGAGAATAATCCTGAAGATGACAGCGCAGGAACCCGTAAGATCCCATTTTCAAGGGAACTGTACATTGAGCGGGAAGATTTTAAAGAAGAGGCAAATCGAAAGTTCTTCAGGCTAACGCTGGGCAAAGAAGTCCGATTGAAGAATGCCTATATCATAATGGGAGAAAGCGTGGTAAAAGATGCCGAAGGTAATATCACCGAGATACATTGCAGCTACGACCCGGATAGTAAAAGCGGCAGTGGCAGCGAAGCCTCTATGAGAAAAGTAAAGGGAACGCTTCATTGGGTTTCTGTTGCACATGCACTACCCATCGAGGTGCGTTTATACGACAGGCTCTTTACAGATCCATCGCCAGACACTCATAAGGATAAGGATTTTATGGAATTCGTCAACCCAAATTCCCTGGAAGTTATCCAGGCGTATGGCGAACCAGCCTTAAAGGATTTCAAGGCAGAGGATAAAGTACAGTTTCAGCGGCTGGGTTATTTTACGGTCGATCCGGACTCTACGGAGGATCATCTCGTATACAATCGAACGGTTCCTCTAAGGGATTCCTGGGCAAAGCTGGATACAGGATCATAG
- the folB gene encoding dihydroneopterin aldolase translates to MSSIRLKNIRIFTNHGCLTEEEKIGSDYLVNLTVKADLSKAAKSDHLKDTVDYVHLNRIVKEQMAIRSKLLEHVGQRIIDTIFAELPKVDYVKVMVSKVNPPIGGDVAEVSVSMSSKR, encoded by the coding sequence ATGAGTAGCATCAGATTAAAAAACATCCGCATTTTTACCAATCATGGCTGCCTTACCGAGGAGGAAAAAATTGGTAGTGATTACCTGGTAAACCTAACTGTGAAGGCAGATCTTTCGAAGGCTGCCAAAAGTGATCATCTAAAAGATACTGTCGATTATGTGCATTTAAATCGCATCGTAAAAGAACAAATGGCGATACGGTCCAAACTGCTTGAGCACGTAGGGCAACGCATCATCGACACTATATTTGCGGAACTTCCAAAAGTGGATTACGTTAAAGTGATGGTTTCAAAAGTAAACCCTCCTATAGGGGGTGATGTTGCCGAAGTTAGTGTGAGCATGTCTTCAAAGCGGTAA
- a CDS encoding CPBP family intramembrane glutamic endopeptidase, with the protein MSLIRKIRESIITKWILLYYTFFFILGSYLLLQLLLTTLQFFFYGDPNQSVTIQGFYVHIDDVPHQIWDLPQFHIAMIVSAITILVLIYFFLKLTIRSGVFSFLGFVRVKRKDRIWLLYSLFILICGILLREYAAITSEILITVDSTTEKILVILGLGIFGPLLEEVMYRGYLLGKMDHILASKHRWITIIATAAIFAVFHFQYNIFELLYIFGIGAFLAIMRFKTGSIWFPIVFHMAGNLYAVFRLIL; encoded by the coding sequence ATGTCTTTAATTAGAAAAATAAGAGAAAGTATAATCACAAAATGGATCCTTTTGTATTATACTTTCTTTTTCATACTGGGTAGTTATCTATTACTTCAACTACTCCTTACCACGCTGCAGTTCTTCTTCTATGGCGACCCGAACCAATCTGTGACCATACAGGGTTTTTACGTACATATTGACGATGTTCCTCATCAGATCTGGGATCTACCACAATTTCATATCGCGATGATAGTAAGTGCTATTACGATCCTGGTGCTGATCTACTTCTTTCTTAAGTTAACGATAAGATCGGGGGTGTTTTCATTTCTGGGATTTGTACGGGTTAAAAGAAAAGACCGGATCTGGTTACTTTACAGTTTATTCATTCTTATATGCGGAATTCTTCTAAGGGAATATGCGGCCATCACTTCCGAAATCCTAATTACTGTAGATAGTACCACCGAAAAGATCCTCGTAATTCTCGGATTAGGAATCTTCGGGCCTTTACTTGAAGAGGTGATGTATCGCGGTTACCTGCTAGGTAAAATGGACCATATACTGGCCAGCAAACACAGGTGGATAACAATTATTGCAACTGCTGCTATCTTTGCGGTGTTTCATTTTCAATATAATATCTTCGAGCTATTATATATCTTCGGAATAGGCGCATTTTTAGCCATTATGCGATTCAAGACCGGCTCTATTTGGTTCCCGATCGTCTTCCATATGGCCGGAAATTTATACGCTGTGTTCAGGTTGATACTATGA